The following are encoded in a window of Entomospira culicis genomic DNA:
- a CDS encoding MIP/aquaporin family protein, producing the protein MTNIMLGEFLGTAIILLFGNGTNAANTLNKSFAKGTGWVFIAFGWGLGVFAGIVVSNPLSGAHLNPAVSLAMLMQQAISLPEFVIYFGAQLMGAIFGSWLVYQLYYDHFTASLENKSLGGVFFTNAASANTMRNLLSEVVGTFILVLFILNTAHDTSASSLFVPFLIVGIGIALGSLTGYAINPVRDLGPRLMYTFTRLSGHCKDTNWSYAWIPIIGPLLGAGLATLVYQFMVTLL; encoded by the coding sequence ATGACCAACATTATGCTCGGGGAGTTTTTAGGAACTGCCATCATTTTACTCTTTGGCAATGGCACGAACGCGGCAAACACCCTAAATAAGAGCTTTGCAAAAGGCACGGGTTGGGTTTTTATTGCCTTTGGTTGGGGATTGGGAGTCTTTGCCGGCATTGTCGTCTCCAATCCACTCTCGGGAGCGCATCTTAATCCAGCGGTAAGTTTAGCGATGCTGATGCAACAAGCGATTAGCTTGCCGGAATTTGTGATCTACTTTGGTGCGCAATTGATGGGGGCAATCTTTGGATCGTGGTTGGTCTATCAACTTTACTACGATCACTTTACCGCAAGCCTTGAGAACAAATCTTTGGGTGGGGTCTTCTTTACCAACGCCGCTAGTGCCAACACCATGCGCAATCTATTGAGCGAAGTGGTGGGGACGTTTATCTTAGTTTTATTTATTCTCAATACTGCCCACGACACCAGCGCAAGCTCACTCTTTGTGCCCTTTCTTATCGTAGGAATTGGTATCGCATTGGGATCGCTCACTGGCTATGCTATCAACCCCGTGCGTGACTTAGGACCTCGATTGATGTACACCTTTACACGATTAAGTGGTCATTGCAAGGATACCAACTGGTCTTATGCGTGGATTCCGATTATTGGGCCACTGCTAGGTGCGGGGTTGGCGACACTGGTCTATCAATTTATGGTAACATTACTTTAA